The following proteins come from a genomic window of Micavibrio aeruginosavorus EPB:
- a CDS encoding DUF6782 family putative metallopeptidase, with translation MFTSSPSLQKTSAGHEYELIDLTGDAPRWVDADVCGSDSMKSERLTRKTHLKRLHGRDLNRDAAHPHVYDLTHSTGDAVTLLSGPGVAPSVRMMPCFWPLAAILAEADQCDIDGVQERPFAFQTDRDVLTWCAMMAGESPLVRALMLDAEDHGWSVGLDHLGREGYYIDVAERLILIDRFGMNVDALGRSAFFRNALLTTFIRALRDVWHENRLDGSEEDFAPDQYLMLERVRAADCDTVTILAGWELRGAGFAEIWRHILGSDEGDMATIFTRFLERDPGALFNGAVLAYTFRQWYADTARVDASDHETLEVLDDVFLNDDITPSFGADKVTPAVIEGLAILPDGTAYLSGLGDGILKDPFFAGLSDPINQTHLFHIMYDMEVVMVNNVPFRDADLARLIFPEGDLVRPATPRG, from the coding sequence TTGTTTACCTCCAGCCCGTCTCTGCAGAAGACGAGCGCGGGGCATGAGTATGAATTGATCGATCTGACGGGGGATGCCCCCCGTTGGGTTGATGCCGATGTGTGTGGATCTGATTCAATGAAGTCCGAGCGTTTAACGCGCAAAACCCATCTGAAACGCCTGCATGGCCGCGATCTCAACCGCGATGCCGCACACCCCCATGTTTATGACCTGACCCATTCCACCGGTGATGCCGTGACGCTGTTGTCCGGTCCGGGTGTGGCGCCATCCGTGCGGATGATGCCGTGCTTCTGGCCGCTCGCCGCCATTCTGGCCGAGGCCGATCAATGCGATATTGATGGCGTTCAGGAACGCCCCTTTGCCTTTCAAACCGACCGCGATGTTCTGACCTGGTGCGCGATGATGGCGGGGGAAAGCCCGCTGGTCCGCGCCCTGATGCTGGATGCCGAAGATCATGGCTGGTCCGTTGGCCTCGATCATCTGGGCCGCGAAGGTTATTACATTGATGTGGCTGAACGCCTGATCCTGATCGATCGTTTTGGCATGAATGTCGATGCGCTGGGTCGCTCGGCGTTCTTCCGCAATGCGTTGCTGACCACCTTTATCCGCGCCTTGCGCGATGTCTGGCACGAAAACCGTCTGGATGGATCGGAAGAAGATTTTGCGCCGGACCAATATCTGATGCTGGAACGCGTACGCGCCGCTGATTGCGATACCGTCACCATTCTGGCGGGTTGGGAATTGCGCGGGGCGGGTTTTGCCGAAATCTGGCGCCATATTCTGGGATCGGACGAGGGTGATATGGCCACCATTTTCACCCGTTTTCTGGAACGCGATCCGGGCGCCTTGTTCAACGGCGCGGTTCTCGCCTACACCTTCCGCCAATGGTATGCGGATACAGCCCGCGTGGATGCCAGCGACCATGAAACGCTGGAAGTTCTGGATGACGTGTTCCTGAATGATGACATTACCCCGTCCTTTGGCGCGGACAAGGTCACCCCGGCGGTGATCGAGGGTCTGGCCATCCTGCCCGATGGCACGGCGTATCTGTCCGGCCTGGGCGACGGCATCCTGAAAGACCCGTTCTTCGCGGGCCTCAGCGACCCGATCAACCAGACCCATTTGTTCCACATCATGTACGATATGGAAGTGGTCATGGTGAACAACGTCCCGTTCCGCGATGCCGACCTGGCCCGCCTGATCTTCCCCGAAGGCGACTTGGTCCGCCCGGCCACGCCGCGGGGGTAA